The Thermococcus henrietii genome segment TTTCAGTGTATTTTCTATACATGGGCATAATCTTTACGCTTGCACGTCTTCCCCTTTCCGGTGACGAACCGAATCTGCTCCTTGACCTCTTACCCGTCGTCATTGGCCTTTCCATGCCAGCAGCGGCCTCGCTTCTCTTCCTCCGCAAAACAAACGCCCAGTCCGGGCTTTTCCTCGTAACCTCAACGACCACCGTAACGCTCGCCTCTCTAATTACCTACTCAATCATCACGAGGAACTGTGCTCCGAGGTGCGACGATGACGTCGTGTGGTTCTTCCTCGCCGGGCTCGTCATCGTGGGCTTCGTGACTGGAACCGTCCTCTACCAGCTGGCCGGAAAGTTGAGCTCCTCAACCTCGTCCCAGTGAGTTTGGGCCCCTACCTAAACTATTTAAAGCCCCGCCCTTATTCTAACCCGGCATCACGATTACGGAGGTGTTGTCATGCAGGGTATTCCGCCGCAGGTTCAGTCCATGCTGGCCCAGCTTGAGAGCTACCAGCAACAGCTTCAGCTTCTCGTCCAGCAGAAGCAGAAGGTCCAGCTCGAACTCAACGAGGCCAAGAAGGCCCTTGAGGAGATTGAGAAGCTCCCCGACGACGCGGTCGTCTACAAGACCGTTGGGACGCTCATCGTCAAGACCGACAAGGCCAAGACCGTCGAGGAGCTCAAGGAGAAAGTTGAGACTCTCGAAGTCCGTCTCAGTGCCCTTGAGAGGCAGGAGAAGAAGCTCAACGAGAAGCTCAAGGAACTGACCGCCAAGATACAGAGCTCGCTCCGCCCCACTGCGGGCTGATTTCCCTTTTCTCCTCCGGTGGTGGGCATGGAGCAGAGGGGCGTTATTAACATCGGCCTTCCAGAGCTGAGCGAGGAGGAGATAATAGAAATCGGAGAGCTGGCTCAGAGGGTCATAATAAAGCACGTCTTTGACGCCCTCAATCGGAGCGACGTCAAGGACATCGAGGTGACCACAAGAATAAACCGGGACGAAACGCTCAACCTCGAAATCGAGGTCTACCTCGAAGTGCCGGTCTTCGTCAAGGTGGACGTCGAGAGGCTGATTAACGAGGCCCTTGAGAAGGCCTACGAAGCGGTTGAGAGAAAGCTGAGGGAGATTGCTAATGAAGGGAAAGCTCAAGCTTAAGCGCTTCCTCCAGCGCTCGCGTGACAAATCCTATCTCCTCCTCTGCCATCACAACGCCGACCCCGATTCCCTCGGCTCGGCGATAGCCTTTGCCCGCTACCTCAGGTTTATCGGCGTTGAGAGGGTTAGAATAGGCGTTGCCCAGAGCGTTTCCTCCTACGCGAAGAGGCTTTTGACGCTCTCGCCCGTTCCAGTTGAGAAAAACCCGACCGTTGATGAAGACGTTGTCGTAATTTTCGACACTTCCTCCCTCGAACAGCTCGAACCGATTGAGATTCCAAAGGGGAAGACGGTGATCCTGATCGACCATCACGTCGAGAAGGAGAGGCCGATTAAGGCCGACATAGCGGTCCTTGACTCCTCAAGGACATCAACCGCCGAAATCGTGTGGGAGCTGTTCAAGTACCTCGGCTTTGCCGACGAGGAAAGCGCGAGAGCCCTTTTGGCGGGAATCGTTACCGACACGGCCAACTTCCGCTTCGTCAACGCGAAGACCTTCAAAGCGGTGAGCGAGATACTGGAGAGGTTTCCGCTCCAGATGGGGGAGATATTTTCCCTCGTTGCCCCTGCCAGCGACGAAAACACCGACAACGCCCGGAGGATGGCGGTTTTAAAGGCCTGTCAGAGGCTCGAAATCAGGAAGTTCAGGAAGTACATCATCGCCGTCTCGAAGGTCTCGGCCTACGAGTCCTACGCCTGCAAGGTCTTCCTCCAGCTTGGGGCAGATATCGCGATAGTTGGGAGCGAGAAGAAGGGCGTTAGGATTTCCGCGAGGGCCAAGGAGAGCCTCGTGAAGAAGGGCCTCCATCTCGGAAAAATCATGGAGAAGGTGGGGCCCGTCATTGAAGGCTCTGGCGGTGGCCACGCCGGGGCCGCAGGAGCGAACGGAAAGGCCAACCTTGATAAGGCGGTAAAGCTAATCCTCAAGGAGATTGAGAACTTCCTCAGGGAGAACGGGTGATTGAGATGGCGAAGTGCCCGCTGTGCGGAAAGCCCCTCGACTGGGGGGAGCTGGTTGAGCAGATGCTGAGCCTTGAGAACGCCGAAGAAACGCTGAAGGACCGCGAGAGGTTCCTGAAAGCTATCGAGGAGTTCGCCTTCAAGTGCCCCCACTGTGGTGAGGAGTTCTACGGCAAGTACCTGCCGAGGGATGAAGCGGAGAAGGTCTTCGAGCTCCTCAACGAGTTCAAGGGCTCGATAGACTGGGAGAACAAGCGCGTCCGCCTCAGGCTGAACAGCCTTTTAGCTCTCGACAAGATGCTCGAGAACTGGGACAAGAAGATGAAAGGGTAACCCTTTTTAGGTTTTGGCACTATTTCAATCGTCCGGTGGTTTCTGTGGAATCGGTGAAGGAGAGGCTCAACGCCGGTGACTTCAAGGGCGCCCTTGAGCGGGCGAAGTCCTTAGACGACCCTCTGCAGAGGATTTTAGCGCTCAGCCTGGTCATGACAGAGTTCCCGCGCGAGGAGGTTCTCTCCGAGATGCTCGAAGCGGTTGAGACGGTCACCGGTACCTACGAGAGGGCAATAGCGTATTCGCTCGTTGGCAGAGCTTTTTACATCCTCGACCGCGAGAAGGGCGGTTCCTTCTACTTCGAGCGGGCGGTGAGCCTTGCGAAGTCTCTCCCATCGCCGAGGCTCAGGGGGGAGGCTTTGGCGGGAATCGCGAGGAACCTCGTTTTAGCGGACCGATACGGCGATGCCTACATCCTCTTCAGCGAGGCCGTTGATGAAATCCAGCGCGCGAGGGGGTTGAGTTCAAGGGCCCTTGAAACGCTCCGCCGGGTCGCGAGGCTCATCGAGAAGAGCGCCGACGAGATTCCCAACGAGAAGGCCTTAGCGTTTTACCGGCTCGCCCGCGACATCTACGACTCCCTCTTCTTCAAGCTCCAGGCCAAACACCTCTCCGACAAGATTGCGCTCATCGAAGACGTTCTCAAGCACGGCAGGGCCGTCGTCACCGAGCTGATAGAGAAGGGCGACGTCGAGAGGGCCATCGAGGTGATGCGCTTCCTCCCGCTTGAAGATAGGGCCGTCGAGATGCTTCACCTGAGCTACTGGCTCTTCCTCCACGAGAGGCCCTACCTTGCGAGGAAGGTCTTCAACGACGCGCTCGATTTAATCCTCGTTGGCAAGTTCCAGCCGAGGGACGGCGAGATTCTCTCGATAGCCAGGAAGATGCTCAAGATTGGTCGCCTTGAGGAGCCCCTAATCCTGGCCGGCGTCATCAGGGACGTGGGGCTGTCATCGGAGCTCCTCGGCGAAGTTGCACTCGCCTACTCCCGGAAGGACCCGGCGAGGGCGCGCTCGATAGCCGAGGGGATACGGGACGAAAGCGTTAAGAGACGGGTTTTGAATGCCCTCGAGGGTGGTGAAGATGTGGGACACGAGCAAGGACTACCGCTTACTGGTGGCGGAGAAGGCGATAGAGCTCTTCCTGAAGACGGTTGAGGGAGCGAAGTTCAAGGGTCACTGGGACAAGAAGAAAGCGATAAAGCTCGGCAAGGAGATGCTCCCGGAGATACAGGCGATGCGCTACAGCTACATAGAGCCGAACGAGCTAATCGAGACACCCCAGATGAAGGCCCTGAAGGAGAAGGCCCTCGGAATAATCGAGGCCCTTGGTGGAGAGGACTGGCACCACAAGTTCATAAGCAACGCCTCAAAGGACGAGCGCGAGAAGGTTGAGGAGCAGGTTGCGAAGATTCGCTTCTTCCTGAACACGATACTCGGCCTCGACAAAAGGCTCGCCCTCGGAAAGATAAACGACCCGGTCATAGCGGTCGACATCGAGGTCGGCGAAGTTATGAGCGTCGCCAAGCACCCCAACGCCGACAGGCTTCTCGTCACCAACGTCAACATCGGCGACAGAGCCATTACCGTCGTCACCAACGACTTAACAGTTAAGGAAGGAAACCGCGTGGCGGTCGCTTTGCTCCCGCCGGCCAACTTCAGGGGAATAGTCAGCGAGGGCATGTTCCTTGGCGCTGGAGAGGGCGTTCTCAAGGACGTCAAGGGCGAAATCGGTGGCCTGCCCAAGGGCATTCCGCTGGAGGCCTTAAACGAGACGAGGAACTTGGTCGAGGCGTTTTTGAAGGGGTGACTTTTCACTTCTTGTTCGGATGTATTCACTAACCTACTCGATTACTCTTCTTTCTTTTGGACTGTCTCAATCGCAAAACCCAACTCCGAACAAATTTATACTCGAAAAAAAAAAAAGGAAGAAGTTTTACTAACAGTAAACGAAAAAGCTTATATATGCTAACATTTCCATAAGTGTAATGAAAACTCTCAGGAGGTGAACCACTTGAGGTGGAAACCTATGTTAACAGTCCTCTTGGGGCTGCTGATAGTTGAGATGATTGCAACATCGAGCTACAGCATCGCTACTGGTCTTCAATCCTCTCCCTCCACAAAGTTACCACCGTTAGAGCCCCCCAAAGAGCTATCCAAAGTCTTTACTGGAAAAAATGCCGTATCTCAAGCAAAGGCCTTCCTTGCTAGGAAGCATCTAACATTGATTATTAAATTCGACTCAATGAAAAACGTGACTTTCGTGGGAATAGCTCTTAGGCCAGTAGGTGATGATGCATATATACCCGCTTACTACATAGTTGAGGGAGCAAAGCCATCACAATATCAACTCCTAAGAAAGAAGTTTGAAACATTTGCTGAGGCTCATTTCAAGGCTGAAGTCTCTAACGTTAGAGTTAATTCTGCAATTGAGCCTAACGTGAACTGGAACTATGCCGGCTTAGTAGACTGGATAACATCAACGACATCTTTTCTTAACCAAAAAGGGGTTCTTGAGCTTAAAGGGTTTTACTACTATCATATCGTAGATTCAAACACAATTGAGTACTACGCAGTAACAAAAGTTCGCGGGGACGTATCATCGTCTTGGGTATCTCTTAAAGACCTTCGCCTGCATGTAAGCAGGGAGGAGACCTATGAGGCAATCGATGATTTCCTCCCAGATGGACACATCGGGCCAACTACAAGCTATTCGGAGTCAATATTAATTGGATTAAGTTCTGATAAAACTGCCCAGATAAGTGCCAGCGCTAGTTATACTGTAAATACTAACGACAAATATTACTTCAGGATGGACACCCATACGTTGAATCCAAACGAGTACGTTGACTTTCATGCATATGACTTTAAGAAAAACGTAAGATTTGCACCGGACCATCCAGCATGGGGTAAGTCTTTCTACTTTAAGACTGCCGTTACAATGCATGTTAACTCACCTGACAATGCCTGCTACTTTGGAGTTTTCAAATATGACGCAAGTGCGGAATTTTATTTCCAAGTGCCCGTAGGTTTAGTGCCAGTAATAACAAAATCACCAAACGACATAAAAATCTCTGTATATGTATATCCTCCACATACAGTGTTCCATAGTTAACATCTCTCTTTCTATATTTTTTCTATCTTTGCTGAGCCGTTTTGAAGAGCTGACTTCTTGCTTTTGACCACTTTTTGAAGAAAAAGTTATAATCTTGAGTGGCAATATCTTTTAGGTGGGGTAATGCCAAAATACCAGGTTATTCTGGCCGTGCTCTTGATACTTTTCGTAATTGGAATGGCCTCTTTAGGCCGGAATTCAAACCCAATGAATACGAACTCAGTGAACAACAGCGGGGAGAGAGACCCCCACCGCCTGACGTGCTCCCTCTTGAAATACGGTTATTATAGAGGAGAACCGATTGGAGTTTTCAACGGCGCGGCGATTTACAAGGTAAGCGACGGATTCGCGATTAAAGTCAAAAACTCAACCTACCTAATTAACGCGAGCAGGGTTTTCTTCTTTGACTGGGGCTTCGTTGCCTTCAGAAACGAGAGCGAAGTTAACACTGTCCCCCTTGTAAAGTTCATCGTCGGCCAGTACGGCAAAACGAACGTGAGCACCGGCAACTTAACTGCGGAAGTTCCGGTCGTGGTTTTAATGGCCTGCAGTTACGATGGAAAACCCCTCTGGAACCTCACACTTTCGGGCTATGCCTGGGCCTACGACGACGGGGAATACGGCATCCAAGCAAACGGAACGGAGGCTCCTGCCGTCCTCGTAGCGAATACGAGCGACTACCTCTACGTTCTCGTTTACCAGACCGCCCCAAGGCAGTTTCAGGACCTCAGGAGGTATGTGCCGGACGACTACTTCTACGTTCTCGGCAAAAACGGGACGGTCAGGAAATTTGACCTCGGCGGGGGTCCCGTTCCCATCAGGAACACGTTCCTTGTCTCCAACGGTAGCTACGTTCTCATGGGACTTGAACAACCCCAGCTTGATGGCTCGCCCTACGTTGGCTACGTCATGATTTTAAACGGAACTAAGGTTGTCTGGAGTAGACTCTTCCAGATGAAGGACCCGAGCTGTCTCTGCTACGTTATTCCTGGCTGGGGCAGGATTGGCGAAAACGGCTGTGCTGTATTCAGCCTCTACGACGGCGAGGGAAGGTACTGCAACGGGAAGTTCACCTACGTCGCCAATGCAACGGGGTGAGGTGAGTCAAATGAAAATTGAAGATGCTATCACGGCAATTCTCTACGGTGTCTTCCTCCTCTTCGCCGTTCCCTTCTTCCTCTACTGGAGCTCGGCCATCGTTGACACGCTCGGCGTCGACCGGCACCTTCCTTTGGAGGTCACTCCCATTCTCGTGGTTGCCATGGCGTCGTTGGCTTTCACTGGCGTCGCTCTGATACCCTGGATTGCGTTTAGAAGCCGGAAGGACCTTAAAAGGCCCGCCGTTGCGTTCTTCTCGGTGAGCTTTGCCTTTGCCCTCTTCCTCCTCTGGCTCGGCTTTTTGAGCACAAAATAAAATGACAAGAAAAGGCCTTTTATTCTACGCCCATTCTCCTCTTCACTACCTCCAACGCCCGCTCTGCGTCTTCCCTGAACTCCGGATAGCCGAGCTCTTCCATCGTCTCCGGCAACGGGACGCCGAGCTCCTCGTGCCAGCCCCTGAGCCTGTAGAACTCCTTTCTGGCCTCAAGGAAGTCGTTGTAGTCTATGAAGGCCTTGTTGCCCTTGGCCGGGCCGTCTGGCTCCGGCTCCCACCAGCGAGGCGGAATCGTGTCGTCGAGTGGAGGCGTCACCCAGTCGAGGGCGTCGTGTATGCGCGCGATGCTCTCAACGGCCTGGGCAATTTTCCTGAGCCTCTCGACCGTCCATTCCTCACCGGTCGCGAGCGAGTAGAACTTGGCAAGGTCCTCCATCTTGTAGGACACGAACTTGCACGTTCCGAGCATGTCGGTGATGTAGCTCTCGTCCCTGCCCTCTATCATCGACGGCACGAGCTCCTTTGCCGGCCCCTGGTTCGGTAGCTGATGGGGTCTCGGCCAGCCCCTCAGGTGAGACGCTCCAACGTCGGCGGTGGCGTAGCTGAGGGCGTAGGTCCTCCTTCCGCGCGGGTCCCAGGCTGGACTTTCCATGCCCTTCACGTGCACGGCGAACTTGCAACCTCTACCGAGCCTCTCGCAGGCCCTCTTTACACCATCGGCAAGAATCGCCCCGATGCCCCTCCTCTCGGCCATCAGCTTGATGAGCTTTTCCTCGGCCTCCTCGTCGCCGAAGCCCCTGACCGGGAACCCTATCTCCTCCTCGCTTATGAGGCCCCTCTCGACCAGCTCAAAGAACCAGCCTATCGTCGCTCCCGTCGCTATGCTGTCGAGGCCGAGGTTGTTGACGAGCCAGTTGAAGTAGGCAACGGCCGGGAAGTTGAAGACGCCCGTTGCCGCTCCAAGCATCGCGATGCTCTCGTACTCGGGCTTGACGCGGATTCTCCTGCCCTTGTATTCGACCTCTACATACCTGGCGCACTTAATCGGACAGCTCTTGCCGTGGACGAACCACTCGGGCTCTACCTCGTACTTCTTGACCTCGTCCCCGCTCAGCTTCTCCGCCAGCTCCTCCGGAATGTAGGGCCTTGAGAAGTTGTAGGCTGGACTCATTCCGAGCGAGGCGGAGCTCCTAACTCCGTCGCTCGTCCCGTAGTTCCTCAGGTGCTCGTACTTCGGGTCGGTCGCGAAGTGCTCGTAGAACTCCTGCCACAGTTTCTGGAACTCCTCCGGGCTGGCAACCGGTGGCTTCTCCCCCGGCTCAACCACAACGGCCTTAACCTTCTTGCTCCCGAGGACGGCTCCAAGACCGCCCCTTCCGCTCGCGCGCTCGGTGTCGTAAATCACGTTGGCAATCCTGCTGAGCCTCTCGCCGGCCGGGCCAATCATTGCCATGCTGGCCTTCGGGTGCTCCTTCCAGAGTTCCTTGGCAACCTCGTAGTTGCCCCTGCCCCAGAGGTGCTTCGCATCCCGGATTTCGACCTCCCCATCATGGATGTAGATGTAAACCGGCTCTTCCGCCTTACCTTCGATGATTATCGCGTCGAAGTGCCCCTTGAGCTTGGGTCCGAAGGCGTCTCCACCGCTTGAATCGCTGATTAGCCTTGTCTCAGGGCTCTTGCTAACGGCTATGACCTTGCTGGAACCCGGAATCAGGCCTGTCAATCCACCGGTGGCGAAAACGAACTTGTTGGCCGGGCTGAGCGGGTCGGTTCCCGGCGGGACCTCCCGGTAAATCAGGTAGTAGCCGAGACCCTTTCCGCCGACGAACTTCCTTATCACCTCATCGGGAAGTTCCTCGTAGGTGACCTTTCCCTCGGTCAGGTTCACGCGGGCTATTTTGTTCTTGTATCCGTGCATCAGACACACCTCCGGGCTTTCTCCCTATCTTCCCTACTCAATCTCCAGCCCATAGCGCCGGCGTTCTCTTCCAC includes the following:
- a CDS encoding tetratricopeptide repeat protein, whose translation is MVSVESVKERLNAGDFKGALERAKSLDDPLQRILALSLVMTEFPREEVLSEMLEAVETVTGTYERAIAYSLVGRAFYILDREKGGSFYFERAVSLAKSLPSPRLRGEALAGIARNLVLADRYGDAYILFSEAVDEIQRARGLSSRALETLRRVARLIEKSADEIPNEKALAFYRLARDIYDSLFFKLQAKHLSDKIALIEDVLKHGRAVVTELIEKGDVERAIEVMRFLPLEDRAVEMLHLSYWLFLHERPYLARKVFNDALDLILVGKFQPRDGEILSIARKMLKIGRLEEPLILAGVIRDVGLSSELLGEVALAYSRKDPARARSIAEGIRDESVKRRVLNALEGGEDVGHEQGLPLTGGGEGDRALPEDG
- a CDS encoding Trm112 family protein codes for the protein MAKCPLCGKPLDWGELVEQMLSLENAEETLKDRERFLKAIEEFAFKCPHCGEEFYGKYLPRDEAEKVFELLNEFKGSIDWENKRVRLRLNSLLALDKMLENWDKKMKG
- a CDS encoding aldehyde ferredoxin oxidoreductase family protein, with amino-acid sequence MHGYKNKIARVNLTEGKVTYEELPDEVIRKFVGGKGLGYYLIYREVPPGTDPLSPANKFVFATGGLTGLIPGSSKVIAVSKSPETRLISDSSGGDAFGPKLKGHFDAIIIEGKAEEPVYIYIHDGEVEIRDAKHLWGRGNYEVAKELWKEHPKASMAMIGPAGERLSRIANVIYDTERASGRGGLGAVLGSKKVKAVVVEPGEKPPVASPEEFQKLWQEFYEHFATDPKYEHLRNYGTSDGVRSSASLGMSPAYNFSRPYIPEELAEKLSGDEVKKYEVEPEWFVHGKSCPIKCARYVEVEYKGRRIRVKPEYESIAMLGAATGVFNFPAVAYFNWLVNNLGLDSIATGATIGWFFELVERGLISEEEIGFPVRGFGDEEAEEKLIKLMAERRGIGAILADGVKRACERLGRGCKFAVHVKGMESPAWDPRGRRTYALSYATADVGASHLRGWPRPHQLPNQGPAKELVPSMIEGRDESYITDMLGTCKFVSYKMEDLAKFYSLATGEEWTVERLRKIAQAVESIARIHDALDWVTPPLDDTIPPRWWEPEPDGPAKGNKAFIDYNDFLEARKEFYRLRGWHEELGVPLPETMEELGYPEFREDAERALEVVKRRMGVE
- a CDS encoding tRNA-binding protein; this encodes MWDTSKDYRLLVAEKAIELFLKTVEGAKFKGHWDKKKAIKLGKEMLPEIQAMRYSYIEPNELIETPQMKALKEKALGIIEALGGEDWHHKFISNASKDEREKVEEQVAKIRFFLNTILGLDKRLALGKINDPVIAVDIEVGEVMSVAKHPNADRLLVTNVNIGDRAITVVTNDLTVKEGNRVAVALLPPANFRGIVSEGMFLGAGEGVLKDVKGEIGGLPKGIPLEALNETRNLVEAFLKG
- a CDS encoding DHH family phosphoesterase, whose protein sequence is MKGKLKLKRFLQRSRDKSYLLLCHHNADPDSLGSAIAFARYLRFIGVERVRIGVAQSVSSYAKRLLTLSPVPVEKNPTVDEDVVVIFDTSSLEQLEPIEIPKGKTVILIDHHVEKERPIKADIAVLDSSRTSTAEIVWELFKYLGFADEESARALLAGIVTDTANFRFVNAKTFKAVSEILERFPLQMGEIFSLVAPASDENTDNARRMAVLKACQRLEIRKFRKYIIAVSKVSAYESYACKVFLQLGADIAIVGSEKKGVRISARAKESLVKKGLHLGKIMEKVGPVIEGSGGGHAGAAGANGKANLDKAVKLILKEIENFLRENG
- a CDS encoding DUF3194 domain-containing protein; the encoded protein is MEQRGVINIGLPELSEEEIIEIGELAQRVIIKHVFDALNRSDVKDIEVTTRINRDETLNLEIEVYLEVPVFVKVDVERLINEALEKAYEAVERKLREIANEGKAQA
- a CDS encoding prefoldin subunit beta encodes the protein MQGIPPQVQSMLAQLESYQQQLQLLVQQKQKVQLELNEAKKALEEIEKLPDDAVVYKTVGTLIVKTDKAKTVEELKEKVETLEVRLSALERQEKKLNEKLKELTAKIQSSLRPTAG